The following are encoded together in the Cervus elaphus chromosome 23, mCerEla1.1, whole genome shotgun sequence genome:
- the NCOA6 gene encoding nuclear receptor coactivator 6 isoform X2 — translation MVLDDLTNLEDIYTSLCSSTVEDSEMDFDSGLEDDDSKSDSILEDSTIFVAFKGNIDDKDFKWKLDTILENVPNLLHMESSKLKVQKVEPWNSVRVTFNIPREAAERLRILAQSNNQQLRDLGILSVQIEGEGAINLALAQNRSQDVRMNGPMGAGNSVRMEAGFPMAGGPGLIRMTSPATVMIPQGGNVSSSMMAPGPNSELQPRTPRPASQSDAMDPLLSGLHIQQQSHPSGSLAPPHHPVQPVPVNRQINPASFPQLQQQQQQARPPQQHQQQQPQGIRPQFTAPTQVPVPPGWNQLPSGALQPPPAQSSLGTMTANQGWKKAPLPGPMQQQLQARPSLATVQTPSHPPPPYPFGSQQASQAHTNFPQMSNPGQFTAPQMKSLQGGPSRVPTPLQQPHLTNKSPASSPSSFQQGSPASSPTVNQTQQQMGPRPPQNNPLPQGFQQPVSSPGRNPMVQQGNVPPNFMVMQQQPPNQGPQSLHPGLGGMPKRLPPGFSAGQANPNFMQGQVPSTTATTPGNSGAPQLQANQNVQHAGGQGAGPPQNQMQVSHGPPNMMQPSLMGIHGNMNNQQAGSSGVPQVNLGNMQGQPQQGPPSQLMSMHQQIVPSQGQMVQQQGTLNPQNPMILSRAQLMPQGQMMVNPQSQNLGPSPQRMTPPKQMLPQQGPQMMAPHNQMMGPQGQVLLQQNPMIEQIMTNQMQGNKQQFNTQNQSNVMPGPAQIMRGPTPNLQGNMVQFTGPMSGQMLPQQGPVNNSPSQVMGMQGQVLRPPGPSPHMAQQHGDPATTANNDVSLSQMMPDVSMQQSNMVPPHVQAMQGNSASGNHFSGHGMPFNAPFNGAPNGNQMSCGQNPGFPVNKDVTLTSPLLVNLLQSDISAGHFGVNNKQNNTNANKPKKKKPPRKKKNSQQDLNTPDTRPAGLEEADQQPLPGEQGINLDSSGPKLPEFSNRPPGYPSQPVEQRPLQQLPPQLVQHVAPPAQPPPQPPPPPPSQPQSQQQQQQQQQQQMMMMLMMQQDPKSVRLPVSQNVHPPRGPLNPDSQRMPMQPSGSVPVMVSLQGPASVPPSPDKQRMPMPVNTPLGSASRKMMYQENPQNPASSPLGEMSSLPEASGSEGPSVSGGPNNMPSHLVVSQNQLMMTGPKPGPSPLSATQGATPQQPPVNSLPSSHGHHFPNVAAPTQTSRPKTPNRASPRPYYPQTPNNRPPSTEPSEISLSPERLNASIAGLFPPQINIPLPPRPNLNRGFDQQGLNPTTLKAIGQAPSNLTMNNPSNFAAPQTHKLDSVVVNSGKQSNSGAPKRASPSNSRRSSPGSSRKTTPSPGRQNSKAPKLTLASQTNATLLQNVELPRNVLVSPTPLANPPVPGSFPNNSGLNPQNPTMPVATIGGVLEDNKESLNMPQDSDCQNSQVRKEQVNIELKAVPPQEVKMVVPEDQSKKDGQPLDPNKPPSVEENKNLVSPAMREAPTSLSQLLDNSGAPNVTIKPPGLTDLEVTPPGVSGEDPKKASVIPSLQDPSSKEPSSSLNLPHSNEPCSTLVHPELSEVSSNVTPSIPQVMSRPVSSSSISTPLPPNQITVFVTSNPITTSANTSAALPTHLQSALMSTVVTMPNVGNKVMVSEGQSAAQSNARPQFITPVFINSSSIIQVMKGSQPSTIPAAPLTTNSGLMPPSVAVVGPLHIPQNIKFSSAPVLPNAPTSSPAANIQTGRPLVLNSRAAPVQLPSPPCTTSPVVPPHPPVQQVKELNPDETSPQVSTSADQSTLPSSQTATVVSPLLTNSPGSSVNRRSPVSSSKGKGKVDKIGQILLTKACKKVTGSLEKGEEQYGADGETEGQGLETPAPGLLGTEQLCSELDSKTPTPPAPTLLKMTSSPVGPGSASAGPSLPGSTLPTNVRSIVTALVPSELISAAPTTKSNHVGIASEPLAGGLVEEKVGSHPELLPSIAPSQSLVPKETPATALQGSVPRPELEANAAVVSGQSEPKEIIEKSKTPSRRNSRTEEPAVASESVENGHRKRSSRPASASSSTKDVTSAVQSKRRKSK, via the exons ATGGTTTTGGATGACCTTACAAACTTAGAAGACATCTATACTTCCTTGTGTTCATCAACAGTAGAAGACTCAGAGATGGATTTTGACTCTGGACTAGAAGATGATGACTCAAAAAGTGATAGTATTTTGGAGGATTCCACAATCTTTGTGGCCTTCAAAGGAAATATAGATGATAAAGACTTCAAATGGAAATTGGACACAATATTGGAGAATGTGCCCAATTTGTTACACATGG AATCCAGCAAGCTAAAGGTACAGAAGGTGGAGCCCTGGAACAGCGTGCGAGTGACATTCAATATCCCCCGGGAAGCAGCGGAGCGGCTCCGGATCCTGGCTCAAAGCAACAACCAGCAGCTTCGGGATCTGGGAATTCTCTCCGTTCAGATTGAAG GGGAAGGTGCTATCAACCTGGCTTTGGCTCAGAACCGGAGCCAAGATGTGAGAATGAATGGACCCATGGGAGCTGGAAATTCAGTTAGGATGGAAGCGGGATTTCCCATGGCAGGCGGTCCAG gatTAATAAGGATGACCAGCCCTGCCACTGTTATGATACCCCAGGGTGGAAACGTGTCATCTTCCATGATGGCACCAGGCCCCAATTCAGAACTGCAGCCCAGGACTCCGCGCCCTGCTTCTCAGTCAG ATGCAATGGATCCACTCCTCTCTGGGCTCCATATACAGCAACAAAGTCATCCCTCAGGATCTTTAGCGCCCCCGCACCACCCAGTGCAGCCTGTCCCTGTGAACAGACAAATAAACCCAGCCAGTTTTccccagctgcagcagcagcagcagcaggcaagaCCCCCACAGCAACATCAGCAGCAACAGCCACAGGGAATCCGACCCCAGTTTACTGCCCCAACTCAGGTGCCTGTTCCTCCAGGCTGGAACCAGCTGCCTTCCGGAGCCCTtcagcctcctccagcccagagttctCTGGGCACAATGACTGCAAATCAAGGGTGGAAGAAGGCTCCCTTGCCTGGCCCAATGCAACAGCAGCTCCAGGCAAGACCATCCTTAGCCACGGTACAGACaccttcccaccctccccctccatATCCCTTTGGCAGCCAGCAAGCTTCACAAGCCCATACAAACTTTCCTCAGATGAGCAACCCAGGCCAGTTCACAGCTCCTCAGATGAAGAGTTTGCAGGGAGGGCCCTCTAGGGTCCCGACCCCCCTGCAGCAGCCCCACCTCACCAACAAGTCTCCtgcctcctcaccctcctccttccAGCAGGGATCCCCTGCTTCCTCCCCAACGGTTAACCAAACTCAGCAGCAGATGGGACCAAGGCCACCTCAAAATAACCCACTTCCCCAGGGATTTCAGCAGCCCGTCAGCTCTCCGGGTCGGAATCCTATGGTTCAACAGGGAAACGTGCCACCTAACTTCATGGTGATGCAGCAGCAACCACCAAATCAGGGGCCACAGAGTTTACATCCAGGCCTAGGAG GAATGCCTAAACGCCTCCCACCTGGCTTCTCAGCAGGACAGGCCAATCCGAACTTTATGCAAGGTCAGGTGCCTTCGACCACAGCAACTACCCCTGGGAATTCAGGAGCCCCTCAGCTGCAAGCGAATCAAAATGTCCAGCATgcag gtggtcAAGGAGCTGGTCCTCCTCAAAACCAGATGCAGGTGTCCCACGGGCCACCAAATATGATGCAGCCCAGCCTCATGGGAATTCATGGCAACATGAACAACCAACAGGCTGGTAGTTCTGGGGTTCCTCAGGTGAACCTGGGCAACATGCAAGGCCAGCCCCAACAGGGCCCACCATCTCAACTGATGAGCATGCACCAGCAGATCGTGCCCTCCCAGGGCCAGATGGTCCAGCAACAAGGAACCTTGAACCCTCAGAACCCCATGATCCTTTCAAGGGCCCAGCTTATGCCGCAGGGTCAGATGATGGTGAATCCTCAGAGCCAAAATCTTGGGCCCTCGCCCCAAAGGATGACCCCACCCAAGCAGATGCTTCCCCAGCAGGGCCCCCAAATGATGGCGCCACATAACCAGATGATGGGGCCTCAGGGGCAAGTTTTGCTCCAACAGAATCCAATGATAGAGCAGATCATGACCAATCAGATGCAGGGGAATAAGCAACAGTTTAACACTCAGAACCAATCTAATGTCATGCCGGGACCAGCACAGATAATGAGGGGACCAACGCCAAACTTGCAAGGAAACATGGTGCAGTTTACAGGACCGATGTCAGGACAGATGCTGCCGCAGCAAGGGCCTGTGAACAACAGTCCATCTCAGGTTATGGGGATGCAGGGGCAGGTCTTGCGGCCACCAGGGCCAAGCCCCCACATGGCCCAGCAGCATGGTGATCCTGCTACGACAGCAAATAATGATGTCAGCTTGTCTCAGATGATGCCAGATGTTAGCATGCAGCAAAGCAACATGGTCCCCCCCCACGTGCAGGCCATGCAAGGGAACAGTGCCTCGGGAAACCACTTCTCGGGCCATGGGATGCCCTTCAATGCACCTTTCAATGGAGCACCCAATGGAAATCAAATGTCCTGTGGTCAGAATCCAGGCTTCCCGGTCAATAAGGATGTCACGCTGACAAGCCCGTTGTTGGTCAACTTGTTGCAGAGTGATATCTCTGCAGGCCATTTTGGGGTAAACAATAAGCAAAACAATACCAACGCAAATAAACCGAAGAAGAAGAAGCCCCCTCGGAAGAAGAAAAATAGTCAGCAGGACCTAAA cacCCCAGATACCCGCCCAGCTGGTCTGGAGGAGGCTGATCAACAGCCATTGCCTGGAGAACAAGGAATTAACTTGGACAGCTCAGGCCCTAAACTGCCAGAATTTTCAAACCGACCACCAG GTTATCCTTCTCAACCAGTTGAACAGAGGCCACTTCAGCAGCTGCCTCCTCAGCTCGTGCAGCATGTGGCACCCCCAGCACAGCCGCcaccgcagccgccgccgccacctCCCAGTCAGCCACagtcgcagcagcagcagcagcagcagcagcagcagcagatgatgATGATGCTCATGATGCAGCAGGACCCCAAATCCGTTAGGCTTCCGGTCTCCCAGAATGTCCACCCGCCCAGGGGCCCACTGAACCCAGACTCCCAGAGAATGCCCATGCAGCCGAGTGGCAGCGTGCCTGTCATGGTCAGTCTGCAAGGCCCTGCCTCGGTGCCGCCGTCACCTGACAAGCAAAGAATGCCAATGCCTGTGAATACTCCTCTGGGAAGCGCTTCAAGGAAAATGATGTACCAGGAGAACCCCCAGAACCCTGCCAGCTCACCACTGGGGGAGATGTCCTCGCTCCCAGAAGCAAGTGGCAGTGAAGGACCGTCTGTCTCAGGAGGCCCAAATAACATGCCTTCACATTTAGTGGTCTCCCAGAATCAGTTAATGATGACAGGGCCAAAACCTGGACCATCACCGCTTTCAGCAACTCAAGGTGCAACTCCCCAGCAACCTCCTGTAAATTCCCTGCCCAGCTCTCATGGCCACCACTTTCCAAACGTGGCTGCTCCCACCCAAACGTCTAGGCCTAAAACACCCAACAGAGCCAGCCCCAGACCCTATTATCCTCAGACACCCAACAACCGCCCTCCCAGCACGGAACCTTCAGAAATCAGTCTGTCACCAGAAAGACTCAATGCCTCCATAGCAGGACTCTTCCCCCCACAGATTAATATTCCTTTACCTCCCAGGCCAAATTTAAACAGGGGCTTTGATCAACAGGGCCTAAATCCGACAACTTTGAAGGCCATCGGGCAAGCACCTTCAAACCTTACCATGAATAATCCTTCCAATTTTGCTGCCCCACAGACTCACAAATTAGATTCTGTGGTGGTGAATTCTGGAAAGCAGTCTAATTCTGGAGCACCAAAACGGGCGAGTCCAAGCAACAGCCGCAGGTCTAGTCCTGGGTCAAGTAGGAAAACCACCCCAAGTCCTGGGAGACAGAATTCAAAAGCCCCTAAACTTACACTTGCCTCTCAAACAAATGCAACATTGTTGCAAAATGTAGAGTTGccaagaaatgtattggttagtCCTACTCCTTTGGCCAATCCGCCTGTACCTGGGAGCTTCCCTAACAACAGTGGGCTGAATCCTCAGAATCCTACCATGCCTGTGGCCACAATAGGGGGTGTTCTGGAGGATAACAAGGAGAGCTTGAATATGCCACAGGACAGTGATTGCCAGAATTCCCAGGTTAGGAAGGAGCAGGTAAACATTGAGCTAAAAGCAGTCCCTCCCCAAGAAGTGAAAATGGTTGTCCCTGAAGATCAATCCAAAAAGGATGGGCAGCCTTTGGATCCTAACAAACCTCCCAGTGTCGAAGAGAACAAAAATTTGGTGTCTCCTGCTATGAGGGAAGCACCAACATCGCTAAGTCAACTACTTGACAACTCTGGAGCTCCTAATGTGACCATTAAACCCCCCGGGCTTACAGATCTGGAAGTAACACCTCCAGGAGTGTCTGGAGAGGACCCGAAAAAAGCATCTGTCATTCCCTCCCTGCAGGATCCGTCTTCTAAAGAACCCTCCAGTTCCCTAAATTTACCTCACAGTAACGAGCCGTGTTCAACCCTTGTGCATCCAGAATTGAGTGAGGTCAGTTCTAATGTCACCCCGAGCATCCCTCAGGTAATGTCAAGACCGGTCAGCTCTTCCTCCATTTCCACTCCTTTGCCCCCAAATCAGATAACTGTTTTCGTGACTTCCAATCCCATCACAACTTCAGCGAACACATCAGCAGCTCTGCCAACTCACCTGCAGTCTGCGTTAATGTCAACAGTTGTCACAATGCCCAATGTGGGTAACAAGGTTATGGTTTCTGAGGGACAGTCAGCTGCTCAGTCAAATGCCCGGCCTCAGTTCATTACGCCCGTCTTTATCAATTCATCCTCAATAATTCAGGTTATGAAAGGATCACAGCCAAGCACAATTCCTGCAGCCCCACTGACAACCAACTCTGGCTTGATGCCTCCCTCCGTTGCAGTCGTTGGCCCTTTACACATACCTcagaatataaaattttcttctgCTCCTGTGCTGCCTAATGCCCCCACCAGTAGTCCTGCTGCAAACATACAGACAGGTCGACCCTTGGTCCTTAACTCACGAGCCGCCCCTGTTCAGCTTCCTTCCCCGCCTTGTACAACTTCTCCAGTTGTTCCTCCTCACCCCCCTGTCCAGCAAGTCAAAGAACTGAATCCAGATGAGACTAGCCCTCAGGTGAGCACCTCAGCAGATCAAAGCACTCTGCCCTCTTCACAGACAGCCACAGTGGTTTCTCCCCTTTTGACCAATagtccaggatcctctgtcaacCGGCGAAGCCCAGTCTCGTCTAGTAAGGGCAAAGGTAAAGTGGACAAAATCGGCCAGATTTTGCTGACCAAGGCATGTAAAAAAGTTACAGGCTCCCTCGAGAAAGGGGAAGAGCAGTATGGTGCCGATGGAGAGACTGAAGGCCAGGGGCTAGAGACCCCGGCTCCAGGGCTCTTGGGAACGGAGCAGTTATGCTCAGAGCTGGACAGTAAAACCCCAACTCCCCCAGCGCCCACTCTGCTCAAAATGACCTCTAGCCCTGTGGGCCCGGGCTCCGCCTCAGCAGGACCCAGCTTACCTGGCAGTACGCTCCCCACCAATGTACGCTCAATAGTAACTGCTCTGGTACCCTCTGAACTCATCTCCGCGGCGCCGACCACAAAAAGCAATCATGTTGGCATAGCATCTGAGCCACTTGCAGGTGGCCTAgtggaggagaaggtgggatcTCATCCAGAGCTTCTGCCCAGCATAG CTCCTTCACAGAGTTTAGTCCCAAAGGAAACTCCAGCCACAGCACTGCAGGGGTCTGTTCCCAGACCAG aACTCGAGGCAAATGCTGCCGTAGTCTCTGGACAAAG